A segment of the Halorubrum sp. BOL3-1 genome:
CAGCGCTCAAATCGAAGAACGTGATGGGTCGTATGTCGTGGATATTCTGGCGAGTGAAATTGAGCATGACGCACTCGCTGCCGGCGAAACGTATCGCATTGCCATCCTTACATCGGACTCCTCGACAGACGATCCGAACCAGCAAGATCGACAGCAATCGACCCCCCAGAACGCAACCCCGACTTCAGCAGGTCCTCCTGTGGATGAGGGTGAGGTCCGCGACGTGACGATCGAAACGACCGGTGATCAAGGCGACGGGATCGCGAAGGTTGAACGCGGCTACGTCGTGATTGTCCCCGGTGGACAACCCGGTGATGAGCCGACAGTCGAGATCGACCAGGTCCAAGAGAACGTCGCGTTCGCCAGCATTGTCGCACACGACTCACGGGCGCTGTAACGTCGATTTATGAGCGACCGTCTGTAGGGACGGTATCGTTGAGATTCCGACTGCCTCTGCGATTACTCAAGATTGTAGGCTACAATCTCGTGAGCGCCACACTGTGGACATTCCTCGATGTCCTCTCCCACGCTGTATCCACAGTGACGGCATTCGTGGTGGGTTGTCGATAGCGGCTCGAGTCTGACGATCTGCTGGATGAACTGTTTACTTATCATTGATGGGATCGACAATTTCGCCACAGCCAGGGCATTCGGCCCACACGCCCGGTTCACCGCTAGCCGTTTCATACTCGATGATCGCGTGCCGGCCGGTAACTGTCTCGCCGCAGAATGAGCAGATGCCACGGACCGTCTCTGGATTATCGGGGGTCATTCTCACGAGATCGGCGGCTTCTTTCAGGGGGAGAGGGAGCGTGTGACACTACTTTAGAGCTGGTTCGATCGGTGAGACCGACTCAGCTTTGCTCCCTCACCTCAAGATTACAGACTCTGTGACTTATACTTCGGGCGAGCGGGGCGAAAGTACTACTCTAAAAAAATCAGCGTGACCACGGGTCGCAAGTAGTCATCGTGTAGTTGTGATCTGTGACGAAGGTAGACACCGAGCTATCCCATCGATATGCTGCTCTACATCTCGCGGCATTTCGCTCACGATGAACTCTTCATTGATGCGGTGGCTGTAGATTCTTCATTTTGAAATCCGATTGGGCGACAAACTGTCCGGCCAGTTCAGCCAACTTCTGGGTTCGCTGGATATCGGCCAGATTGTGCTTACAGAGCGGTAGCCAGTCACTAGTCTGGAACGCATCAACAGCTTCGGCGCTATCGTCAAACGGGTCGCACGTCTCCTCATCAACAAGGCCGGTGTGATCTTATGTATTGAACCGGTCAACTGCTTGTACCATACATGGATTAGTCAGCACAATGTGTTCTGTGGTAAAAGATAGCGTTCGGTTTCCTCTGCCCCACATCTTACTTTACACTCTCATGGCATAGCGGATTTCTATCTGGTTAACACAGCAGATTATCGGTGTTTCTAGGCCTTCTATCCCGTTTCTAACGAGGTGTTATATGATATTACGAGATCGTAATATCTAACATCTAATTAGTTGTTAGATTGTGATGAGACGGTACTCAGATGGAATTGAACAAGACTGACCAGCTGATTTTAGCAAAGCTTAGAGAGGGGCGGTGTACTCCCCGATATTTATCAGATGAACTTGATCGGAACCAGTCGTATGTGAGTCAGCGGCTACGACATCTACAGGATGAAGGACACGTTGATCGCGTCCATCGAGGGTTGTACCGTAGTGCTGCTGTCGACACATCTCACGTTTCAGCTGAAGATCTGGTAGAATCACATGAGCCAGTTGAGTTAGTGTCCTCAGCTACCAACTGTAGTCAGAACGATGCTACTACTAATGAGGTGTTCCCAAAGCTATCATCAGTACCTCACAAAGCTAGTTCGCTGATATTACGGTAATTTCGGGAATTTTTACTGTAATTGAGATCAATGAGGAGCTATGCCGCCAGAAGGATACCAGACGATTACGGTTTCTGACGAGGTGTTTCAGCAGGTTCTCGCTGTGATGACTGAGTATGAATGTGACAGTGCAGCCGACGCGGTCGGCACCGCGTCGGCGATCGCACTCAGCCGAGATGAAGCTGAACTGGCACAGATTTTAGCTGACCAACTTGCTGAATAACCACATCAAATCGCAGGACAGCAGCGGCTACCGTATGAAACGGATAAATTACGGTAATATCACTCAAAGTACTTTGTGAGGTACTGATCATCGCTATCGATCGAATTTGGCACCGATGATGTCCCAACCGTAGTTACACATGTCTGTCAATCTGGAACGAGCGAAGAGCAACAAGTCTTGGAGTCCATCTTTCGCGATATTTTGTGGACACTCATTCAGGATGGCCAGATAACGGACAAGGAACTGCGCGCAAAGGTAAACCGCCTAACTGATATTGATGTCGTCGGTTTTCGTGATATTCACCAATATAAGACTGAGATCACGAACCGACTTACAAGCCATCCCCAGATTACATTGAAACGTAATTTACCGTCGCAGGAAATAATCTATACTGGCGATTCACCTGTTCTCCGTATCTAATGGCAGATCACGTTCAGAATGAAAGTGACTGTGGCGAAAGATACACTCAGTCTGATTAATATAGACGCCGTCGGGTCGGACATACAGACAAACAACACGCTCGCTCCACATCGCCCCACTCCTGAATCCACTAGCAGTCCCAGCCATCTCCCACACGACTCCTGAAACACGCACGTCGCACCCTCGACGCAAAACTATCAAGAGACTCTGCTCAGACCCACCATCCACCGACCGCCGACGCACAAGAAGCGTATCCTGTACTCGCTCATCACCATCGAAGACCTCAAACTCAGAGCCGCACTTCCGAGAGCGATATCATCGAGTCACTGTTTCGACCCAGCGAGATGCGAGCAGTATCTGCTACCGATTCCCCCGCTTCAGTGACTCCTGACGCGCAAATAGAGTGCGACCCCCCGACTGTCGAAGCAAAAATCACTCACGAATGGACAGCGACCCCCCGACCCTCAATACAAAACTAACGCAGGAACAGAGCACAACCCCTCCACGAAGTATTCGAAGCAAGCCACACCAATACTGACTCTCTAGCTCACAGCTATCGAAGGCCAACTGGTGCCAGCATCCTCACACCCTACAGCTCCCAAGTCAGCCTAACTCCTTTCACGATAGCTACCGGGTCGATCGGCTCACTACTCGGAACTTCCTACCATATTTAGTATAGTTTCTACAGGCTAACCGACCCTGTAAATACCAGACGGTACCGTGATTGCCGCATTCCATATATAATCTTGTAAATACCATATGGCACCAGCATTTCGGGGGTTCGTATTAACTACTGAATCCCGATCCCACGACCAGCCGAAATTTGCCTATTTACCATATGGCAGCACGATACAGCCTTCTTGTATATAGTACCGTAAATACCAGACGGCACCGATATTCGGCGGGTATGTATTAACTCTCAAAACACGAGGTGCGAAACACAAACTACGGCGATAAATACCAGACGGCAGCGTGATACGGCCTTCTTGTATATAGTATCATGAATACCAGACGGCACCACTATTCAGGTATTCTGTATATAGCCAGTAATCTCGATCCAAATTCTACAGTAATACCAGACTGCATGGCGATTGGCACCTCCTCTATTAATTTATATATTCTATCTATCTATTCCTGTAAATACCAGATGACAGCGGGATTCGGGGGGTTCGTATATAGAACAGCACCCAGAAAATCAGGCGTCGTTGTTCAGCCATACGTAGAGATAGCTTTAGAGAGTCTATAGAGCAAGCTCCTATCTCCGTCGCAGTTCAGCCGAATTCACACAATTAGGGTTCAGGGCAGATGAAGTTCAGTAGATAGTCGCGTAGCGAACGATTCGGGACGGAGCCGAGAAAGACCCCCGGAGAAAGAGAGGGCGGACGGAGTAGCGAGGCGAAGACTATCAGAATGCTGATAGTGGGTGGAACCCTCGGAGAGCGGCGCAGGAGATGGGGGTCAAGAGAGCAGCAAGCGCCACTATCGGAAGCAGATGCGAGACGGACAGCGAGGAGACACCACCAACGGAGAACGCCACCGAAGAAAGACCACCGACGAGACGCGACAGCAGATCCGCAGGGGACACGACCGACCGAGCAGCGAACGCGATCGACGACCAGCCCAGCTGGGGACCGACTGACTGAGAACAACCCAAGCGGAGATCACCAACAGAGCGAGCAGCGATCGACACCGACGACAGACAGCGAAGCACCCAACCGGGAACGGAGCCGTACCGAGAACGAACACCGAACCGCCTCAGCGAGATTGACCATCGACGACGAAGGAGGACCTACCGAACTGAGAACGAACCAGTATCGACGGTGAACAGCGAACCGCCTCAGCGAGAACGTCCCAACGCCGAAGAGGAACAACGACCCACTACAACGAGACTGGACCAACATCGACGACGGACACCGAACCACCTCAGCGAGATCACGCACCAACGACGGACAGCGAGACCAGACCAGCGGCGACGGCGACTCCAGGGGACACCTGTTACGACGCGACACCCGAGACTGAAATAGCGGCGGCGGGCGGCGACGACAACACCTGCGAGTCACCGTCGCGATGCGAGAGTGGGGGGTGGGGGTGCGTCGACGACGTCCAGTATCGCGAGCGCGATGCGAGAGCGGGGGCGGGGGGTATTGACGACGACACCGACACCACCAACTGCGGGAGCGACGACGCGACAGGACTACCACCGACAGCGACGTCGACGATGACCGAATCCCGAATCGACGAGCGCGAGCGAACAGCGAGGCCAACCGAAAGCTCGAACAGCGAACGGATGACACCCACCAGCAACTGACAGCAGCGAACGCGGGGGACAGCGAACAGCAGAGGACAGGAGACGAGAGATGAGAGGAGGGGGAGAAGGTGTGTAGACTGACGGAATATCTTCGCCCCCGGATTGCCGTCGGCGATCTGTTCAGGGCGGAGCCAGCGAGGCAGTTCAGGACGGGGCCAGATGAGAGCGCGGAGGCGGGGAGTAGCCGGGGGCGGCAGACAACGGGCCGATCGAAATGCGCTGGGTGAACTGATAGAAGTCACTTATCGCGTAGGGAGAAAGCGAGGCAATCTAGGTAACCGAATTGGTGTGATGATAGATGAGGACCTCGATGCGATTATTGAATCAGTTGCTGACTACCATGACATCCCGAGGAGTCGGGCTGTTGAACTGCTCCTCCGGAAGGGAGTCCAAGCACGCGAGATGCGATACCGATTCGAACAACTGGACGCGAAGCTCGATCACCTCATCGACAACCTCGGTGTGGGGTCAACCGCAACGGACGCAGTCGAAGAGCGATTCGGGACAGTCAGCGACCGATCGTTGCCCGCCGACGTCTCTGGTGTGGAGTTAGCCGACAGTCCGCTCCCGTACTTTCGGAGCGCAGGGGACTATCCAGATCGATCGGACGAGGAAGCCACTGTGCGGGATCAGGTCCTCGACGAACGGGATGCGATCGAGACAGCAGACGACGACTGATCGACCTGTCGCTGGCGAGCGATACATCCAAGCGGAGTATACCAAACTCAAGCAGCTCGACACGCCCAGCACCTAATGGTGATCGGGAAGCTGAACACTTACACGACAGACGAGGGCGAGACGAACGTCTCAGTCGATCTTGAGGAGCTCATCGCGTCGACGAACCGACTCGCGAACGGTGGGAAGCAGAGACGGCCGAGTTCACGCTTGACCGGATCGAAGCGTATGGGGACGGCACTGCGTCCCACTACGATGAGGCTACCGCTCACTACGACTACGACATCGCCGAGCTTCGGGAATACGTTGGAACCGTCGTGGATAGACTGACCGAAGTCGACGCCGAAGCTGCTGCCGTCGACCCCAATAGCGCCGACGACGAATTGTCAGCTCCCAAGGCCGACTGTCTCCCGGTAGCTGTGGCTTCTCTATAGTGCGCTATCAAGAATGTTGGCTAGCGTGTATCGTGTCTGGTGGGAGGTGATTGGTCTGTGAAGTCTGTTTATATTTCCCGATTGGGGTGAGGTGAACAGTCAAAAGAGAAACACTGCATAGGAGAAAATTCCCATAGAACCGTCTCGATTTCCAACCAACTTGTCGCTCGCGTTTTCGTGTGGATACACACTGTTGACAGAGTCCAGACGAGTAGCCACGCGAGCGGCTATCAAACCAACGAATGAGACCAGAACATCTTGAACAAGCAGTCTTCGACCGCTGGGGCCGGCAATGCGTGGTCTGCAGTCGAACGCCAGAGGAATAGCTCGAAACCGATTACGGAGCGCGCAGCCAAGACAAACTGTCCCTCCATCACGTCAACGGCGACGATACGGATCAGCGTGTCGAGAACGTAATCCCGC
Coding sequences within it:
- a CDS encoding TRAM domain-containing protein; the protein is MTEIPDSLRSLFSAQIEERDGSYVVDILASEIEHDALAAGETYRIAILTSDSSTDDPNQQDRQQSTPQNATPTSAGPPVDEGEVRDVTIETTGDQGDGIAKVERGYVVIVPGGQPGDEPTVEIDQVQENVAFASIVAHDSRAL